Proteins co-encoded in one Prunus persica cultivar Lovell chromosome G6, Prunus_persica_NCBIv2, whole genome shotgun sequence genomic window:
- the LOC18772013 gene encoding B3 domain-containing transcription repressor VAL2 isoform X1, giving the protein MEPRTCVNSACGTSSSIEWKKGWALRSGGFANLCPKCWSAYEQSIFCDIFHSKESGWRECILCGKRLHCGCIASMFLLDLLDGGGVKCIKCAKSSEPQPILSDEKPDGLGISKISELQPTAQDNQLDGTNVEKLKLIQLGNNKDCNGFRNLLQFQNNDANGLLQKMKHADTPPPVGEIGGTCLSNFNLASNGSSEAPKAEVFKANLGINDIYDSLPQTNLSMSLGAPLGKANPVPAAIFDEREHSKTSSPLLPGARSRNLFPKPPKLALGAGLEENSTIASHARVARPPAEGRGRNQLLPRYWPRITDQELQQISGDSNSTIVPLFEKMLSASDAGRIGRLVLPKACAEAYFPPISQPEGLPLRIQDVKGKEWVFQFRFWPNNNSRMYVLEGVTPCIQSMQLQAGDTVTFSRMDPEGKLIMGFRKASNSVAMQDTHLTAIHNGAHSSETFFSGVFENLPVISGYPGLLQSLKGSMDPHLNALSKHLTTASGDISWHKSEKQEGRTREGMLLPSLLVPERKRTRNIGSKSKRLLIDSQDALELKLTWEEAQDLLRPPPAAKPSTIMIEDLEFEEYEEPPVFGKRSIFIVRSTGEHEQWAQCDSCSKWRRLPVDVLLPSKWTCADNAWDQSRRSCSAPDELAPRELESFLRLSKEFKKRRTVADNRPTQEHESSGLDALANAAILGDNAADPGTASVATTTKHPRHRPGCSCIVCIQPPSGKGKHKPNCTCNVCNTVKRRFKTLMINKKKRQSEREAEIAYRNQHAWGPRDEAEVDSTSRHVSSHVDPSDNEARSANESDSKSQSKVAETGKGILDLNCHPGREGELQAGPDHVSMMSLVQVASLPLETYLKHNGLTSLMSEQQATSSTSHVPPQATNESEDQHNENQCQEQESGGEERPDQGQDDPL; this is encoded by the exons ATGGAGCCGCGCACTTGCGTGAACTCAGCTTGCGGGACCTCGAGCTCGATCGAGTGGAAGAAAGGTTGGGCCTTGCGATCTGGAGGATTCGCCAATCTCTGTCCCAAGTGCTG GTCTGCATATGAGCaatcaattttttgtgatattttCCACTCAAAAGAATCTGGTTGGAGGGAGTGCATACTATGTGGCAAG CGTCTCCATTGTGGATGCATTGCTTCAATGTTTCTGCTTGATCTTCTAGATGGTGGTGGTGTGAAGTGTATAAAATGTGCAAAAAGTTCAGAACCTCAACCT ATTTTAAGTGATGAAAAGCCTGATGGACTTGGAATATCCAAAATCAGTGAGCTGCAACCAACTGCTCAAGACAATCAATTGGATGGAACTAATGTTGAAAAATTGAAGCTTATTCAGTTGGGAAATAATAAAGATTGTAATGGGTTTAGGAACTTGCTTCAGTTTCAGAACAATGACGCAAATGGGTTATTGCAGAAAATGAAACATGCCGATACTCCACCTCCTGTGGGGGAAATTGGAGGCACATGTTTATCAAACTTTAATCTGGCATCCAATGGATCATCTGAAGCTCCCAAAGCAGAAGTTTTCAAAGCAAACTTAGGGATAAATGATATCTATGACTCACTTCCGCAGACAAATTTGAGTATGTCCCTTGGTGCACCTTTGGGAAAAGCAAATCCTGTTCCTGCTGCCATTTTTGATGAAAGGGAACACAGTAAGACATCCTCTCCGCTCTTACCAGGAGCTAGGTCTCGCAATCTTTTTCCAAAGCCCCCAAAATTGGCCCTTGGTGCAGGTTTGGAGGAAAATTCTACAATTGCTTCACACGCACGTGTTGCAAGGCCACCTGCCGAAGGACGGGGGCGGAATCAGCTTCTTCCCCGCTATTGGCCCAGGATTACAGACCAGGAATTACAGCAAATATCTGGAGA TTCAAATTCCACAATTGTACCTTTGTTTGAGAAGATGCTAAGTGCCAGTGACGCTGGTCGAATTGGTCGTTTGGTACTCCCTAAAGCATGTGCTGaa GCATATTTTCCTCCCATTTCTCAACCCGAGGGTCTTCCTTTACGGATTCAAGACGTGAAGGGAAAAGAATGGGTGTTTCAGTTCAGATTTTGGCCTAATAATAACAGTAGGATGTATGTTTTGGAGGGTGTAACCCCTTGCATACAGTCCATGCAGTTGCAGGCTGGAGATACTG TGACTTTCAGTCGTATGGATCCTGAAGGAAAACTTATTATGGGGTTTCGGAAAGCATCAAATTCTGTTGCAATGCAG GATACCCATCTTACTGCCATTCACAATGGCGCTCACTCAAGTGAAACTTTCTTTTCGGGTGTTTTTGAGAACCTTCCTGTAATAAGTGGTTACCCTGGCCTTCTTCAGTCACTGAAGGGAAGCATGGATCCCCATCTAAATGCACTGTCCAAACACTTGACTACAGCTAGTGGTGATATTAGCTGGCATAAATCTGAGAAGCAAGAAGGGAGGACAAGGGAAGGCATGCTGCTGCCATCATTACTTGTTCCCGAGAGGAAAAGAACTAGAAATATTGGTTCCAAGAGTAAGAGATTGCTCATCGATAGCCAAGATGCTTTAGAGCTGAAGCTTACTTGGGAAGAGGCTCAGGATTTGCTTCGTCCACCGCCAGCTGCCAAGCCAAGCACTATCATGATTGAAGATCTTGAATTTGAAGAATATGAA GAACCTCCTGTATTTGGAAAGAGGAGTATTTTCATAGTCCGGTCAACTGG GGAACACGAGCAATGGGCGCAGTGTGATAGTTGCTCTAAATGGCGAAGGTTGCCAGTTGATGTTCTACTTCCATCTAAGTGGACATGTGCGGACAATGCTTGGGATCAAAGCAG GCGTTCGTGCTCAGCACCAGATGAATTAGCCCCGAGGGAACTGGAAAGTTTTCTCAGACTGAGTAAGG AATTCAAGAAAAGGAGAACGGTGGCAGACAATAGGCCAACCCAGGAGCATGAATCTTCTGGCCTTGATGCTTTGGCCAATGCTGCAATCCTTGGAGACAATGCGGCTGATCCAGGAACTGCATCAGTTGCTACGACAACAAAACATCCCAGGCATCGTCCTGGCTGCTCATGCATTGTGTGCATCCAGCCCCCCAGTGGGAAGGGCAAACATAAGCCTAACTGCACATGCAATGTGTGCAATACCGTTAAACGCCGTTTTAAAACCCTAATGATAAACAAGAAGAAACGTCAATCAGAGCGAGAGGCAGAGATTGCCTACAGAAACCAGCATGCATGGGGCCCTAGGGATGAAGCAGAAGTAGACAGCACTTCTAGGCACGTATCGTCGCATGTGGATCCTTCAGACAACGAGGCCAGGTCTGCCAACGAATCAGATTCCAAGAGCCAAAGCAAAGTGGCTGAAACTGGGAAGGGAATATTAGACTTGAATTGCCATCCCGGCCGAGAAGGAGAGCTGCAAGCAGGGCCAGACCATGTGAGTATGATGTCTCTTGTTCAAGTAGCAAGCCTTCCTCTTGAGACATATTTAAAACATAATGGTCTTACCAGCTTGATGTCTGAGCAACAGGCAACTAGCTCAACTTCACATGTGCCGCCACAAGCCACTAATGAGAGTGAAGACCAACATAATGAGAATCAATGTCAAGAACAGGAAAGTGGCGGTGAAGAAAGGCCGGATCAAGGCCAAGATGACCCTCTATGA